A stretch of the Streptomyces sp. NBC_01428 genome encodes the following:
- a CDS encoding DUF1996 domain-containing protein, which yields MARRSKIVSGILMSSALVLTTLGLAGVAMSADPASGAATSVAGSATVHTGHAMPASTLASPEDPDGDGYIPANPPVTGVVPSKAEPTHRYFHEFQANCSVSHTRPDDPIVYPGQPGKSHDHTFMGNTTTNAASTTASLDSGGTTCKAPGDKSAYWMPTLLNGSTPVLPVGPQVIYYKAGVTDYTSVRPFPKGLRFVVGSPLQSAADFRNHRGFVEGWECGDSFFNVDFPAQCPNRADVQLNIRFQAPSCWDGKYLDTPNHQSHMAYPVVNPGTNNNICPDDHPVALPMIEFKMAFPVNGDMSKVKLASGAGYSFHYDFFNAWDAPTLKALVDHCVVGGLQCDARGYDQTHPEAGAALDANYRLP from the coding sequence ATGGCACGGAGATCGAAGATCGTCTCAGGAATCCTGATGTCCAGCGCACTGGTCCTCACCACGCTCGGCCTGGCCGGCGTGGCGATGAGCGCCGACCCGGCATCGGGCGCGGCAACCTCGGTGGCCGGTTCGGCCACCGTCCACACCGGGCACGCGATGCCCGCCTCGACGCTCGCCTCGCCCGAGGACCCGGACGGCGACGGATACATCCCGGCGAACCCGCCGGTGACCGGGGTCGTCCCCTCCAAGGCGGAGCCGACGCACCGGTACTTCCACGAGTTCCAGGCGAACTGTTCGGTGTCCCACACCCGGCCGGACGACCCGATCGTCTACCCCGGCCAGCCGGGCAAGTCGCACGACCACACCTTCATGGGCAACACCACCACGAACGCGGCCAGCACCACCGCCTCGCTCGACTCCGGCGGGACCACCTGCAAGGCCCCCGGTGACAAGTCGGCCTACTGGATGCCGACCCTGCTCAACGGCAGCACACCCGTGCTTCCGGTGGGCCCCCAGGTCATCTACTACAAGGCCGGGGTCACCGACTACACCAGCGTGCGGCCCTTCCCGAAGGGACTGCGCTTCGTCGTCGGCAGCCCCCTGCAGTCGGCGGCCGACTTCCGCAACCACCGCGGTTTCGTGGAGGGCTGGGAGTGCGGCGACAGCTTCTTCAACGTCGACTTCCCCGCGCAGTGCCCGAACAGGGCCGACGTCCAGCTCAACATCCGCTTCCAGGCGCCCAGTTGCTGGGACGGCAAGTACCTGGACACTCCCAACCACCAGAGCCACATGGCGTATCCGGTGGTCAACCCCGGCACGAACAACAACATCTGCCCGGACGACCACCCCGTCGCCCTGCCCATGATCGAGTTCAAGATGGCCTTCCCGGTCAACGGCGACATGTCCAAGGTGAAACTGGCGAGCGGCGCCGGCTACTCCTTCCACTACGACTTCTTCAACGCCTGGGACGCGCCGACGCTCAAGGCGCTCGTCGACCACTGTGTCGTCGGCGGCCTCCAGTGCGACGCCCGCGGCTACGACCAGACCCACCCCGAGGCGGGCGCGGCGCTCGACGCGAACTACCGGCTTCCCTGA
- a CDS encoding discoidin domain-containing protein: MTASRTTRRRVTAPLTAGLLAAGALVALPSQPAHAAGSVVKVTGSQGNWQLTVDGSPYQIKGLTWGPSVSDAPRYMPDLKSMGVNTIRTWGTDASSKPLFDAAAAQGIKVIAGFWLQPGGGPGSGGCVNYLTDTAYKNQVLSEFPQWAATYKDNPGVLMWNVGNESVLGLQNCYSGDELERQRNAYTTLVNDITKKIHAVDPNHPVTSTDAWVGAWPYYKKNAPDLDLYAVNAYNAVCDVKAAWQQGGYTKPYIVTETGPAGEWEVPDDANGVPAEPTDRAKADGYTRAWNCITGHKGVALGATMFHYGTEYDFGGIWFNLLPAGEKRLSYYAVKKAYGADTSHDNTPPVISDLTVEGDAAKVPAGGDLTLAVKATDPDGDPITYEVQDNSNYIDQSKQLVTLPATNLGGGRLRVTAPDKPGVWKIYVKAKDGKGNVGVETRSFRVVPPVPSGTNIARGKPATASSAQAGGGDCPCTAAGAVDGNLTTRWASDWSDPQWLRVDLGSRTSFRHVQLVWETSYAKAYTVQTSDDGQNWTTVRSVTDGNGGVDDLDVSGTGRYVRVNGTARGTGWGYSLYEFGVYN; encoded by the coding sequence ATGACCGCATCCCGTACCACCCGGCGCCGCGTCACGGCGCCCCTCACCGCGGGCCTGCTCGCCGCGGGAGCTCTCGTCGCGCTGCCCTCCCAGCCCGCGCACGCCGCCGGCAGCGTCGTCAAGGTCACCGGCTCGCAGGGCAACTGGCAACTGACCGTCGACGGCAGCCCGTACCAGATCAAGGGCCTCACCTGGGGGCCGTCCGTCAGCGACGCCCCGCGCTACATGCCCGACCTGAAGTCCATGGGCGTCAACACCATCCGCACCTGGGGCACCGACGCGTCCAGCAAGCCGCTCTTCGACGCGGCCGCCGCCCAGGGCATCAAGGTGATCGCCGGCTTCTGGCTGCAGCCCGGCGGCGGGCCCGGCAGCGGCGGCTGCGTCAACTACCTGACGGACACGGCCTACAAGAACCAGGTCCTCAGCGAGTTCCCGCAGTGGGCGGCCACCTACAAGGACAACCCCGGTGTCCTGATGTGGAACGTCGGCAACGAATCCGTGCTCGGCCTGCAGAACTGCTACAGCGGTGACGAGCTGGAGCGCCAGCGCAACGCGTACACGACTCTCGTCAACGACATCACGAAGAAGATCCACGCCGTCGACCCCAACCACCCGGTCACCTCGACCGACGCGTGGGTCGGCGCCTGGCCGTACTACAAGAAGAACGCCCCCGACCTCGACCTCTACGCCGTGAACGCCTACAACGCGGTCTGTGACGTCAAGGCGGCCTGGCAGCAGGGCGGTTACACGAAGCCCTACATCGTCACCGAGACCGGTCCCGCGGGCGAGTGGGAGGTGCCGGACGACGCGAACGGCGTCCCCGCCGAGCCCACCGACCGGGCCAAGGCCGACGGATACACCCGGGCGTGGAACTGCATCACCGGACACAAGGGCGTCGCGCTCGGCGCCACGATGTTCCACTACGGCACGGAGTACGACTTCGGCGGCATCTGGTTCAACCTGCTCCCCGCGGGTGAGAAGCGGCTGTCGTACTACGCCGTGAAGAAGGCGTACGGGGCGGACACCTCCCACGACAACACCCCGCCGGTCATCTCCGACCTGACCGTCGAGGGCGATGCCGCCAAGGTGCCCGCCGGGGGCGACCTCACCCTCGCGGTGAAGGCCACCGACCCCGACGGCGACCCGATCACGTACGAGGTGCAGGACAACAGCAACTACATCGACCAGAGCAAGCAGCTCGTCACGCTGCCCGCCACCAACCTCGGCGGCGGCCGGCTCAGGGTGACCGCGCCGGACAAGCCCGGCGTCTGGAAGATCTACGTCAAGGCCAAGGACGGCAAGGGCAACGTCGGCGTCGAGACCCGCTCCTTCCGTGTCGTACCGCCCGTCCCGAGCGGTACGAACATCGCCCGCGGCAAGCCGGCCACGGCCTCCTCGGCGCAGGCGGGCGGCGGTGACTGCCCCTGCACCGCCGCGGGCGCCGTCGACGGCAACCTCACCACCCGCTGGGCCAGTGACTGGAGCGACCCCCAGTGGCTCCGCGTCGACCTCGGCAGCCGCACCTCGTTCCGGCACGTCCAACTCGTCTGGGAGACCTCGTACGCCAAGGCGTACACCGTCCAGACCTCGGACGACGGGCAGAACTGGACCACCGTCCGCAGCGTCACCGACGGCAACGGCGGCGTCGACGACCTCGACGTCTCCGGCACCGGACGCTACGTCCGGGTCAACGGAACGGCGCGAGGCACCGGATGGGGCTATTCGCTGTACGAGTTCGGCGTCTACAACTGA
- a CDS encoding glycoside hydrolase family 3 C-terminal domain-containing protein has product MTDDEAERERLLGKLTLREKVRLLTGATTWRTRAEPALGLREMVLSDGPAGVRGQSWDERDPSLLLPSASALGALWDERFVERLGGLLAAEARRKDVDVVLAPTLNLHRTPLGGRHFECFSEDPELTGRTGAALVRGIQAHGVAATAKHYVANDSETDRLTVDVRVSERVLREVYLAPFEAAVEAGVRVVMAGYNGVNGTTMNASPLLTDPLKREWGFAGVVVSDWGALRDGDPAGRAGLDLAMPGPDSPWGAALVRAVEDGRVPVSAVDDKVRRLLTLAAACGALGEPPERAAARADTSVGADARVDASEEAARPEDADTHSHSHTDTDADALARGGPGTLGPAGAHSASGVPAGAGAGAYADAGTRTATGSGPRGGAPDRVLGTSGPRARAGVAEGAEAPTRHGAAFTGGGDVDAETAGAAEGFDRDARDLLRRAVAASAVLLHNRYVLPLDPARLRTVAVIGAHAALPRTQGGGSAGVFPRHVVTPLDGIRAALGDGTRVVHVPGPSTDAPAPPLAPDLCSDPTTDTPGVRLRLLDASGNELHSEHRLSGRQLEPPELPGARTVEITALLLPGTTGPWTIGVGGFGRMSVTVDEHVVLDGEFARETDDPAVVHVNPPVHCVRVPLTSGHAVRVTARRELAPGTGRATVVTAAPPRPDDRAALAEAAVAARRADAAIVVVGTTEHGESEGYDRTDLGLGGRQDDLVRAVTAANPHTVVVVNSGGPVELPWRAQAGAVLLTWFPGQEGGAGLADVLFGHAEPGGRLPTTWAATLADAPVTRTEPADGRLDYDEGLHIGYRAWARHHRTPAYWFGHGLGYTTWAYEALDVPDDLVAGESFTVRIGLRNTGGRPGREVVQVYLAGPPGPLERPERWLAGYTAVHAAPGERTTAVVRIPGRALRHWDEDEHAWRTRPGPYRVLAGRSAGSLPLTAVTLVRASG; this is encoded by the coding sequence ATGACGGACGACGAGGCGGAACGCGAACGGCTCCTCGGCAAACTGACCCTCCGCGAGAAGGTCCGGCTGCTGACCGGCGCGACCACCTGGCGCACCCGGGCCGAACCGGCCCTGGGACTGCGGGAGATGGTCCTGTCGGACGGCCCCGCCGGTGTGCGGGGACAGTCCTGGGACGAGCGCGATCCCTCCTTGCTGCTGCCCTCGGCATCGGCACTCGGAGCACTGTGGGACGAACGGTTCGTGGAACGCCTCGGCGGCCTGCTCGCCGCCGAGGCGCGCCGCAAGGACGTCGACGTGGTCCTGGCGCCGACCCTCAACCTGCACCGCACCCCGCTGGGGGGACGGCACTTCGAATGCTTCTCCGAGGACCCCGAACTCACCGGCCGCACCGGCGCCGCGCTCGTCCGCGGCATCCAGGCGCACGGGGTGGCCGCCACGGCCAAGCACTACGTGGCCAACGACTCCGAGACCGACCGGCTGACCGTCGACGTCCGCGTGTCCGAGCGGGTGCTGCGGGAGGTCTACCTGGCGCCGTTCGAGGCGGCCGTCGAGGCCGGCGTCCGGGTCGTCATGGCCGGGTACAACGGCGTCAACGGCACCACGATGAACGCCAGTCCGCTGCTCACCGACCCCCTGAAGCGGGAATGGGGGTTCGCCGGCGTGGTGGTCTCCGACTGGGGTGCGCTGCGCGACGGCGACCCGGCCGGCCGCGCCGGCCTCGACCTTGCCATGCCGGGACCCGACAGTCCCTGGGGAGCCGCGCTGGTGCGGGCCGTGGAGGACGGACGCGTCCCGGTGTCGGCCGTCGACGACAAGGTGCGCCGGCTGCTGACGCTCGCGGCGGCGTGCGGGGCGCTCGGGGAACCGCCGGAGCGCGCGGCGGCCCGTGCCGACACCTCCGTCGGCGCCGACGCCCGCGTGGACGCCTCGGAGGAGGCCGCCCGCCCAGAAGATGCCGACACCCACTCCCACTCCCACACCGACACAGACGCCGACGCCCTGGCTCGGGGCGGACCCGGGACTCTCGGACCCGCAGGTGCTCACAGCGCTTCCGGGGTGCCCGCTGGTGCTGGTGCTGGTGCCTATGCCGACGCCGGAACGCGGACCGCCACCGGGTCCGGTCCTAGGGGCGGAGCCCCGGATCGCGTCCTGGGGACGTCCGGCCCGCGCGCACGGGCGGGCGTTGCGGAGGGCGCCGAGGCTCCCACCCGTCATGGTGCCGCCTTCACTGGCGGTGGCGATGTCGATGCCGAAACGGCGGGCGCGGCCGAGGGGTTCGACCGGGACGCCCGGGACCTGCTGCGCCGGGCCGTCGCCGCGAGCGCCGTCCTGCTGCACAACCGCTACGTCCTCCCGCTCGACCCCGCCCGGCTGCGCACGGTCGCCGTGATCGGTGCGCACGCGGCGCTGCCCCGTACGCAGGGCGGCGGGAGCGCCGGCGTCTTCCCGCGGCATGTCGTCACCCCGCTCGACGGGATCAGGGCGGCCCTGGGCGACGGCACCCGCGTCGTCCACGTACCCGGCCCGTCGACCGACGCACCGGCGCCGCCCCTCGCCCCCGACCTGTGCTCCGATCCCACGACGGACACCCCCGGAGTGCGACTCCGCCTGCTGGACGCCTCGGGGAACGAACTGCACTCCGAACACCGGCTCAGCGGACGCCAGTTGGAACCCCCCGAGCTCCCGGGTGCGCGCACCGTCGAGATCACCGCCCTGCTGCTCCCGGGAACGACGGGGCCGTGGACGATCGGCGTCGGCGGATTCGGCCGGATGAGCGTGACCGTCGACGAACACGTCGTCCTGGACGGGGAGTTCGCGAGGGAGACGGACGACCCCGCCGTCGTCCACGTGAACCCGCCCGTCCACTGCGTGCGCGTCCCCCTCACCTCCGGACATGCGGTGCGGGTGACGGCGCGCCGCGAACTCGCCCCCGGCACCGGCCGGGCCACCGTGGTGACCGCGGCCCCACCGCGCCCCGACGACCGGGCGGCGCTGGCCGAGGCCGCGGTGGCCGCCCGGCGCGCGGACGCCGCGATCGTGGTCGTCGGCACCACCGAGCACGGCGAGTCCGAGGGGTACGACCGGACCGACCTCGGGCTCGGCGGCCGACAGGACGACCTGGTGCGGGCGGTGACCGCCGCGAACCCGCACACGGTCGTCGTCGTCAACAGCGGGGGCCCCGTCGAACTCCCCTGGCGCGCGCAGGCCGGTGCCGTCCTGCTGACCTGGTTCCCCGGACAGGAGGGCGGCGCCGGGCTGGCCGACGTGCTGTTCGGGCACGCCGAACCCGGTGGCCGGCTGCCCACCACCTGGGCGGCCACGCTCGCCGACGCCCCGGTCACCCGTACCGAACCCGCCGACGGCCGCCTCGACTACGACGAGGGCCTGCACATCGGCTACCGCGCCTGGGCCCGCCACCACCGCACCCCCGCCTACTGGTTCGGACACGGGCTCGGCTACACGACGTGGGCGTACGAGGCGCTCGACGTCCCCGACGACCTGGTGGCCGGCGAGTCCTTCACCGTGCGGATCGGGCTGCGCAACACGGGCGGGCGTCCCGGACGCGAGGTCGTCCAGGTCTACCTCGCCGGCCCCCCCGGCCCCCTGGAGCGCCCGGAACGCTGGCTCGCGGGCTACACGGCCGTCCACGCCGCACCGGGGGAGCGGACGACGGCGGTGGTGCGGATCCCGGGCCGCGCACTGCGGCACTGGGACGAGGACGAGCACGCCTGGCGCACCCGGCCGGGGCCCTACCGGGTGCTGGCGGGCCGCTCCGCCGGATCGCTCCCGCTGACCGCCGTCACCCTGGTCCGGGCCTCGGGCTGA
- a CDS encoding LacI family DNA-binding transcriptional regulator: MSRQAPTLEDVAREAGVSRATVSRVINGVRNVDPGIQEVVREAIERTGYAPNRAARSLVTRRSQTVALIVSGAGDTPGEEQNAFAARVFADPFFGRVVSGVVGYLRPRSMHPLLMFAESAETRNQVLTDLRQGSADGALVVSTHADDPLPALLAGAGLPAVLFARPTRPVPLSYVDLAHRDGARLAAEHLLNRGCRRIVTVTGPLGVAASQDRLAGFRDTMARRGHPYVPVAEGGFTLDSGMAAMSGLLSEHPDVDGVFAANDLMAQGVCQVLREQGRQVPDDVAVVGFDDSSVAVTCRPPLTTVRQPVEEMAAAMARLLDEHIRGVRTEPTSLIFDPEIVVRASA; this comes from the coding sequence ATGAGCAGACAGGCTCCCACGCTGGAGGATGTCGCGCGGGAGGCCGGAGTCTCCCGCGCGACCGTTTCCCGGGTCATCAACGGTGTCCGCAACGTCGACCCCGGAATTCAGGAAGTGGTGCGCGAGGCCATCGAGCGGACCGGCTACGCGCCCAACCGGGCCGCCAGATCGCTCGTGACCCGCCGCAGCCAGACGGTGGCCCTGATCGTGTCCGGCGCCGGTGACACCCCGGGGGAGGAGCAGAACGCCTTCGCCGCACGGGTGTTCGCGGACCCCTTCTTCGGACGGGTCGTCAGCGGTGTCGTGGGATACCTGCGTCCGCGGTCGATGCATCCCCTGCTGATGTTCGCCGAGTCCGCGGAGACCAGGAACCAGGTGCTGACCGACCTGCGGCAGGGGAGTGCCGACGGCGCGCTCGTCGTCTCCACCCACGCCGACGACCCGCTGCCCGCGCTGCTCGCCGGTGCGGGTCTGCCCGCCGTCCTCTTCGCCCGCCCCACCCGGCCCGTTCCGCTCAGCTATGTCGACCTCGCCCACCGGGACGGCGCGCGCCTCGCCGCCGAACACCTGCTGAACCGGGGCTGCCGCCGGATCGTCACCGTCACCGGGCCCCTCGGGGTGGCCGCGAGCCAGGACCGGCTCGCCGGGTTCCGCGACACCATGGCCCGCCGGGGTCACCCGTACGTCCCCGTCGCGGAGGGCGGGTTCACGCTGGACAGCGGAATGGCCGCCATGTCCGGGCTGCTGTCCGAACACCCGGACGTGGACGGGGTGTTCGCCGCGAACGACCTGATGGCGCAGGGCGTGTGCCAGGTGCTGCGGGAACAGGGCCGGCAGGTGCCGGACGACGTGGCGGTCGTGGGGTTCGACGACTCCAGCGTGGCGGTGACCTGCCGGCCGCCGCTGACCACCGTGCGCCAGCCGGTGGAGGAGATGGCGGCGGCCATGGCCCGGCTGCTCGACGAGCACATCCGGGGCGTACGCACCGAGCCCACGTCGCTGATCTTCGACCCGGAGATCGTGGTCCGCGCCTCGGCCTGA
- a CDS encoding universal stress protein translates to MTDPITVGVDGSPESRAALGWAAREAVRRDLPLRVVYAWHWPPHDMVGGGDREDQERWARGMVEDAARTVTDRHEGLRVTAEVLDGEAVEALLRVAGPEGVLVLGSRGYGAFVGFLLGSVGQQVIARSPGPVVLVRTEDRPEGEAGGREIVVGQQGGPDDSAPGLRFAFETAAARGAAVRAVRAWSLPPVFAYSPASLRLLDEAGGLEPYERKALDEALQPWRERYPDVAVTEHVEMGSAGQVLLSLSDRAQLMVVGRRAERSPVGGRIGSVAHAVMHHAPCPVAVVPHS, encoded by the coding sequence ATGACCGACCCGATCACCGTGGGCGTGGACGGATCCCCCGAGAGCCGGGCGGCGCTGGGCTGGGCGGCCAGGGAGGCGGTCCGCCGGGATCTGCCCCTGAGGGTCGTGTACGCCTGGCACTGGCCGCCGCACGACATGGTCGGCGGGGGCGACCGCGAGGACCAGGAGCGCTGGGCGCGCGGCATGGTCGAGGACGCGGCCCGCACGGTGACCGACCGGCACGAGGGTCTGCGGGTGACGGCCGAGGTGCTCGATGGCGAGGCTGTGGAGGCGCTCCTGCGCGTCGCCGGCCCGGAGGGTGTCCTGGTCCTCGGCTCGCGCGGATACGGCGCGTTCGTCGGTTTCCTGCTCGGCTCCGTCGGCCAGCAGGTGATCGCACGGTCGCCCGGGCCGGTGGTGCTCGTGCGCACGGAGGACCGCCCGGAAGGTGAGGCCGGGGGCCGGGAGATCGTCGTGGGCCAGCAGGGCGGCCCCGACGACAGCGCGCCGGGGCTCCGGTTCGCGTTCGAGACCGCGGCGGCCCGGGGAGCCGCGGTGCGGGCCGTACGGGCGTGGAGCCTGCCTCCGGTGTTCGCCTACAGCCCCGCCTCGCTGCGGCTGCTCGACGAGGCCGGCGGACTGGAACCGTACGAGCGCAAGGCCCTCGACGAGGCACTCCAGCCCTGGCGGGAGCGCTATCCCGACGTGGCCGTCACCGAGCACGTGGAGATGGGCAGCGCGGGCCAGGTGCTGCTGTCCCTCTCCGACCGGGCCCAGCTGATGGTCGTCGGGCGCCGCGCCGAGAGGTCCCCGGTGGGCGGGCGCATCGGTTCCGTGGCCCACGCGGTGATGCACCACGCGCCGTGTCCCGTGGCGGTGGTTCCGCACTCCTGA
- a CDS encoding NUDIX domain-containing protein, translating to MTAGIDTPDRRGRTGLDQVGRDLTGNPRVKIRDVQLLSCHWYVERSTTFDLQLADGTWSTQERETHDRGNGATLLLFDADRETVLLTRQFRYPVYVNGHPDGMLIETPGGLLDEADEHPEQAVRREVVEETGHTVGTVEHVFDVYMSPGSVTERVSFYAASYGPSTRTHEGGGLDEEGEDIETVELPFREALSMVRTGEIADAKTIMLLQWAALEGPFKRA from the coding sequence ATGACCGCGGGCATCGACACCCCGGACCGCAGGGGCCGCACCGGACTCGACCAGGTGGGCCGCGACCTGACCGGCAACCCCCGGGTCAAGATCCGCGACGTGCAACTCCTGTCCTGCCACTGGTACGTGGAGCGCAGCACCACCTTCGACCTCCAGCTCGCCGACGGGACCTGGAGCACCCAGGAGCGCGAGACCCACGACCGGGGCAACGGCGCCACCCTGCTGCTCTTCGACGCCGACCGCGAAACCGTGCTGCTGACCCGGCAGTTCCGCTACCCCGTCTATGTCAACGGGCATCCGGACGGCATGCTGATCGAGACCCCGGGCGGCCTCCTCGACGAGGCGGACGAGCACCCCGAACAGGCCGTGCGCCGCGAGGTCGTCGAGGAGACCGGGCACACCGTCGGCACGGTCGAGCACGTCTTCGACGTCTACATGAGCCCCGGCTCGGTCACCGAACGGGTGAGCTTCTACGCCGCCTCCTACGGCCCGTCCACCCGCACCCACGAGGGCGGGGGCCTCGACGAGGAGGGCGAGGACATCGAGACGGTCGAACTGCCCTTCCGCGAGGCACTGTCCATGGTCCGCACCGGAGAGATCGCCGACGCCAAGACGATCATGCTGTTGCAGTGGGCCGCTCTGGAGGGCCCGTTCAAGAGGGCTTGA
- a CDS encoding aldo/keto reductase, whose amino-acid sequence MRYRTIGSDPATRREVSVLALGAMLFGSLTDEKTSFAVLDRYVEAGGTFIDTSDNYAYWTDGGQGGQSEELLGRWRRSRGIGDEIVLATKLGARPLAPGTGFVDNPEGLSAAVIREAAERSRERLGVDRIDLLYAHIEDRGVEPRETVEAFAGLVAEGSVGLLGVSNHAVWRVERARALATAAGLPGYEVLQYHHSLLRPRSDVPSGLFPEGGLGAATGELLSYLGAEPGLTLVAYSPLLGGAYGRPDKPLPSDYDHPGTAARLAVLREVAKEADATLNQVVLAWQIGAELPVIPLAGASSVAQLEENLAAVDLELTPDQRARLDEAH is encoded by the coding sequence ATGCGGTACCGCACCATCGGCAGCGACCCCGCGACCCGTCGCGAGGTGAGCGTGCTCGCACTCGGCGCGATGCTCTTCGGCTCGCTGACCGACGAGAAGACGTCCTTCGCCGTACTCGACCGGTACGTCGAGGCCGGCGGCACCTTCATCGACACGTCCGACAACTACGCCTACTGGACCGACGGAGGACAGGGCGGCCAGAGCGAGGAACTCCTCGGCCGCTGGCGGCGCAGCCGCGGCATCGGCGACGAGATCGTCCTCGCCACCAAACTCGGCGCGCGCCCCCTGGCCCCCGGAACCGGCTTCGTCGACAACCCCGAGGGACTCTCTGCCGCGGTGATCCGCGAGGCGGCCGAGCGGAGCAGGGAACGCCTCGGCGTCGACAGGATCGACCTGCTCTACGCGCACATCGAGGACCGCGGGGTCGAACCCCGGGAGACGGTCGAGGCGTTCGCCGGGCTCGTCGCCGAGGGAAGCGTCGGACTGCTCGGGGTGAGCAACCACGCGGTGTGGCGCGTGGAACGGGCCCGTGCCCTCGCCACGGCGGCCGGACTGCCCGGCTACGAGGTTCTCCAGTACCACCACAGCCTGCTCCGCCCCCGCTCCGACGTGCCCAGCGGACTCTTCCCCGAGGGTGGCCTCGGCGCCGCGACCGGTGAACTCCTCAGCTATCTCGGCGCCGAACCCGGCCTGACCCTCGTCGCGTACTCGCCCCTGCTCGGCGGAGCGTACGGCCGGCCGGACAAGCCCCTGCCCTCCGACTACGACCACCCCGGCACGGCCGCCCGGCTGGCGGTGCTGCGCGAGGTGGCCAAGGAGGCGGACGCGACCCTCAACCAAGTGGTGCTGGCCTGGCAGATCGGCGCCGAACTGCCCGTGATCCCGCTGGCGGGTGCCTCCTCGGTGGCCCAGCTGGAGGAGAACCTCGCGGCGGTGGACCTGGAACTGACCCCGGACCAGCGGGCTCGCCTGGACGAGGCCCACTGA